The following are encoded together in the Streptomyces sp. NBC_00358 genome:
- a CDS encoding ABC transporter permease, whose protein sequence is MFRLALRMVGHRITALIAVACAVLGGAALITGTGVLAESGLRSHLPVGRLGGAGVVVAADQEFHPSGDLPIALPERRTVPAELVRKLAELPGVTDAVGDIGFPAALVDAHGRVVPAGDPRASGHGWSSVRLLDGAQVHGSGPSGSGEIAVDSATAAAAGVKVGDSIEAVAGARPAARYSVSAVVDAPGAGVFFADRTAVRLSGRDGRNGDSRAGTVDLIGLRTAPGSEERVADEVRTKLKGTGFTGLEAVTGASRGDLVSPGAGASRSLLVLLAGSLAGIILLITGFVMASALAVSIAGQRRDLALMRAVGATPKQIRRLAAAQSTVVAAMALVPGVALGYLLAGQFRGLLADRGVVPSELPLTLSPLPALATIVLMALVVQVSARGSAWRTSRMPATEAVAESRSEPRDPSRTRTRIGLLVIVAATTMSATPLFSRTAIGATATSIAGILGAIGLALAGPALVRGIGNAAARRTRSGVSAPTWLAMANVRAYALRNAGIVSSLAMAVVFVLTYTLTQTTVLAATADETRVGTLAQQRLGAPGLGGLPDGTLSAVRDTTGVRAAAPVSTTTVVWPYKMFGDTETDSGSATILTPDASDVLDLDVRAGSLDRLTGATIAVSSDVARSRAAEVGHRVSLVLGDGARVDAEVVAVYGRALGFGTVVLSHDLAAGHTTTGLDQSILVRTDGTATARQALTALAASHPGLALEDTNPPSGDGLRDAPPEVWINLAVIVVLLVYLLLSIANKLVAATAQRRVELGALRLIGTTPRQIRAMMRREAAVTAATALTTALLLSAVPLALLGQGFLGRPWPAGPAWLLPALALTVTVTAFLTIELPTRQALRTPPADAVRAQ, encoded by the coding sequence TCTCGCCCTGCGGATGGTCGGACACCGGATCACCGCGCTGATCGCCGTGGCCTGCGCGGTTCTCGGCGGCGCGGCCCTGATCACCGGTACCGGCGTACTGGCCGAGTCCGGTCTGCGTTCCCATCTGCCCGTCGGCCGTCTCGGCGGCGCGGGCGTCGTCGTCGCGGCCGACCAGGAGTTCCACCCGAGCGGCGACCTGCCGATCGCGCTCCCGGAACGTCGTACGGTCCCGGCTGAACTGGTGCGGAAACTGGCCGAGTTGCCGGGTGTCACCGATGCGGTCGGCGACATCGGCTTCCCCGCCGCCCTCGTCGACGCCCATGGACGGGTCGTACCGGCCGGGGATCCCCGGGCATCGGGGCACGGCTGGTCCTCGGTGAGGCTGCTGGACGGTGCTCAGGTCCACGGCAGCGGGCCGTCCGGTTCCGGCGAGATCGCCGTGGACAGCGCCACCGCCGCCGCGGCGGGAGTGAAGGTGGGCGACTCGATCGAGGCCGTCGCGGGCGCCCGGCCCGCCGCCCGTTATAGCGTCTCGGCGGTCGTCGACGCGCCGGGCGCCGGCGTCTTCTTCGCCGACAGGACGGCCGTACGACTGTCCGGGAGAGATGGGCGGAACGGCGACTCGCGCGCCGGGACCGTCGACCTCATCGGTCTGCGCACCGCACCCGGTTCCGAGGAGCGGGTCGCCGACGAAGTCCGTACGAAGCTGAAGGGCACGGGGTTCACGGGGCTGGAGGCGGTCACCGGTGCGAGTCGCGGGGACCTCGTGTCGCCCGGCGCGGGCGCGAGCCGCTCCCTCCTGGTCCTCCTCGCCGGTTCGCTCGCCGGCATCATCCTGCTGATCACCGGGTTCGTCATGGCGAGCGCGCTGGCCGTGTCGATCGCCGGGCAGCGTCGCGACCTGGCGCTGATGCGGGCCGTCGGCGCGACTCCGAAGCAGATCCGGCGACTTGCCGCCGCCCAGTCCACCGTCGTCGCGGCCATGGCCCTCGTCCCCGGTGTGGCGCTCGGCTACCTGCTGGCCGGGCAGTTCCGCGGGCTGCTGGCGGACCGCGGGGTCGTTCCCTCCGAACTCCCGCTGACCCTCAGCCCGTTGCCCGCCCTCGCGACGATCGTCCTCATGGCCCTGGTCGTACAGGTCTCGGCACGGGGCTCGGCCTGGCGCACCTCCCGCATGCCGGCCACCGAGGCCGTCGCCGAGTCGCGCAGCGAGCCGCGCGATCCGTCGCGGACCCGGACGCGCATCGGCCTCCTCGTCATCGTCGCCGCGACCACCATGTCGGCCACACCCCTCTTCTCCCGTACCGCCATCGGCGCGACAGCCACCTCCATCGCGGGCATTCTCGGCGCGATCGGCCTGGCCCTGGCCGGCCCGGCTCTCGTCCGGGGCATCGGGAACGCGGCGGCCCGGCGCACCCGCTCCGGCGTCTCCGCGCCGACCTGGCTGGCGATGGCCAACGTCCGCGCGTACGCCCTGCGCAACGCGGGAATCGTCAGCTCCTTGGCCATGGCGGTCGTGTTCGTCCTGACGTACACCCTCACCCAGACCACCGTGCTGGCCGCCACGGCGGACGAGACCCGCGTCGGCACCCTCGCCCAGCAGCGCCTCGGCGCGCCGGGCCTGGGCGGACTGCCCGACGGCACGCTCTCCGCCGTACGGGACACGACCGGCGTACGGGCGGCGGCCCCGGTGAGCACGACCACGGTGGTGTGGCCGTACAAGATGTTCGGCGACACGGAGACCGATTCCGGCTCCGCGACGATCCTCACCCCGGACGCGTCGGACGTCCTCGACCTCGATGTACGGGCGGGGAGCCTGGACCGTCTCACCGGCGCCACGATCGCCGTGAGCAGCGATGTCGCCCGCTCGCGCGCCGCGGAAGTGGGCCATCGGGTGAGCCTCGTCCTCGGGGACGGCGCGCGGGTCGACGCCGAGGTCGTCGCGGTCTACGGCCGTGCTCTCGGCTTCGGCACCGTGGTGCTCTCCCACGACCTGGCGGCCGGACACACCACGACGGGGCTCGACCAGAGCATCCTCGTCCGCACGGACGGCACCGCGACCGCCCGCCAGGCACTGACAGCCCTCGCCGCGTCCCACCCGGGTCTGGCACTGGAGGACACGAATCCCCCGTCCGGCGACGGTCTGAGGGACGCCCCGCCCGAGGTGTGGATCAACCTGGCCGTCATCGTGGTCCTGCTCGTCTACCTCCTGCTGAGCATCGCCAACAAACTCGTCGCCGCCACCGCCCAGCGCCGGGTCGAACTGGGGGCGCTCCGCCTCATCGGCACCACACCTCGTCAGATCCGCGCGATGATGCGGCGCGAGGCAGCGGTGACCGCCGCCACCGCGCTCACCACGGCCCTGCTGCTGTCCGCCGTGCCCCTCGCCCTCCTGGGCCAGGGCTTCCTCGGCCGCCCCTGGCCCGCGGGCCCCGCCTGGCTGCTGCCCGCCCTCGCGCTCACCGTCACCGTCACGGCATTCCTCACCATCGAACTCCCCACCCGCCAGGCGCTGCGCACGCCACCCGCCGACGCCGTCCGCGCCCAGTGA
- a CDS encoding CPBP family intramembrane glutamic endopeptidase, which translates to MSSIQDPVSIETRPADTGREDGTGLRGSIRRRPLTWFFSLAYLLSWTAWTPYVLSENGLGVWHFTFPGGGPGSQLFGVLPGAYLGPILSALLVTGATEGRRGLRAWRGRMTKFKVGWRWYVVVLFSVPAALTLTSVALSGRGPAMPPVVMLAAFLPGLLVQMVTTGLAEEPGWREFAMPRLQRRYGPLFGTLVVGPLWGAWHLPLFLTQWGNWPHVSWTTPLEFIVTAIAFSFVMTWVFNRTGESLPMAMLLHCGVNNYMSLAWSAMFPTLSREDATHAFLLSATVAALVLLVATRGRLGCPPAHDASTLPGRTA; encoded by the coding sequence GTGAGCAGCATCCAAGACCCCGTCAGTATCGAAACGCGACCGGCCGACACGGGCCGCGAGGACGGCACCGGCCTGCGGGGCAGCATCCGCCGCCGCCCCCTGACCTGGTTCTTCTCGCTGGCATACCTGCTGAGTTGGACCGCATGGACGCCGTACGTCCTGTCCGAGAACGGCCTGGGCGTCTGGCACTTCACCTTTCCCGGAGGCGGCCCCGGCAGCCAGCTCTTCGGCGTCCTGCCCGGCGCCTACCTCGGCCCGATCCTGTCGGCACTCCTGGTGACCGGCGCGACCGAAGGACGCCGCGGACTACGGGCCTGGCGCGGCCGGATGACCAAGTTCAAGGTCGGCTGGCGCTGGTACGTCGTGGTTCTCTTCTCGGTGCCCGCCGCGCTGACCCTCACCTCGGTCGCGTTGTCCGGCCGCGGTCCCGCGATGCCGCCCGTCGTCATGCTGGCCGCGTTCCTGCCCGGCCTGCTCGTGCAGATGGTCACCACCGGCCTCGCCGAGGAGCCCGGCTGGCGCGAGTTCGCCATGCCCCGCCTGCAGCGCCGCTACGGCCCGCTGTTCGGCACCCTCGTCGTCGGTCCGCTGTGGGGCGCCTGGCACCTCCCGCTGTTCCTGACCCAGTGGGGCAACTGGCCGCACGTGTCCTGGACCACGCCGCTGGAGTTCATCGTCACCGCGATCGCCTTCAGCTTCGTCATGACATGGGTGTTCAACCGCACCGGCGAGAGCCTGCCGATGGCCATGCTGCTGCACTGCGGCGTCAACAACTACATGTCCCTCGCCTGGTCCGCCATGTTCCCCACACTGTCCCGCGAAGACGCCACCCACGCCTTCCTGCTCAGCGCCACCGTCGCCGCCCTCGTCCTGTTGGTCGCCACCCGCGGCCGACTGGGCTGTCCACCGGCACACGACGCCTCCACGCTGCCGGGCCGGACGGCTTGA